The sequence CTGAAAAAATTGCGCCAGAAAATCCTTATCTTGGACGTGAGCCCATCATAAATAGAGAGCAGGCGATCATTGGGTATGAGCTTTTCTTTAGACCAGGTACTACGCTTAAAGCTAAAAGACTGAATGATCGTAATGATGTTGTGGCGCAAATTGCTAAGCGCTTAGCCGAGGATCCCAAAGCCGAAGTGAATTACCCAGAGGAGGTGACCGATGCCAATCTCAGGGATGATGATGGTAAGGAGGTGACTCAAGTAACTCTATCTGAAATCCTCTACTCCCTAAAGACAAAAGGGGTTACTCAATCCCTGGGTCAACATTTAGGTTTTATTAATATTCGTGCCGATCAATTGGGTGATGAGTTGCGCGGATTTCCGGCAGTAAAATTTCCCTTGCAAATTGATCTTGCAGAAATTCTAGGCGCGATTGAAGCTGAAGCTGCAATTGCTAAAGAGGCTGAACAAGATCTCGAGACCAATGCTGAAGCTAAAAAAGATTTTGAGGATTCTGGAGAACCTAGGGTTCCTGAAATTATAGAAAAGCTTGAAAGACTGCGAAGCGTAGGTTACAAATTCGTATTAACGGGTTTGACTGAAGTCTTTGATGGCCTGGATGATATTTTGACAAAGTTTCGTTATGTGAAGTTAGATCTTCAAAAGGTCACTAAACCATCCAGCCTGATTGATTACTGTAAAGGCATTCCTTTGCCACGCGATGAAAAATCCAAAGATGGTAGCAAGACATTGCAAATTATTGCGTCCAACGTACATACCCCAGAAGAATACCATCATGCGCGCGATATTGGATGCGATGCGTTTGAAGGTTTTTACTTTGTTAAATCTGATCCTGAACTGTCATTGCATCGCGGTGATGAATATCGTAAGTTATTAGAGTTATTAACTTTGCTACTGTCTTCCCCTGAGTTAAAAGAATTGGTAACTGCAGTGGAGGCTAATCCGGTAGTTTCTAAACACCTCATGGTGATCGCTGAGATTGACTCACGGAGAAAGCGTGAAAAGCCGGAGAATATTCGTGATGCTGCTGTAATTTCAGGCATTAAGCGCATTACGCGATGGACCCAACTCCTGCTCTATGCCGATACCAAGGCAAAAGTAGCCTTAGATGCCACACCTTTATTGCAGCTTGTTTGTGTCCGAGCTTTCTTTATGGAATCTCTGTCAACCAAATTGGGGGCGGGTGGAGGCTTGGGTTCTAGTGATTTAGCCTTCTTGGTTGGC comes from Polynucleobacter paneuropaeus and encodes:
- a CDS encoding EAL and HDOD domain-containing protein → MALFKKKSVAAPIQAPRGPEKIAPENPYLGREPIINREQAIIGYELFFRPGTTLKAKRLNDRNDVVAQIAKRLAEDPKAEVNYPEEVTDANLRDDDGKEVTQVTLSEILYSLKTKGVTQSLGQHLGFINIRADQLGDELRGFPAVKFPLQIDLAEILGAIEAEAAIAKEAEQDLETNAEAKKDFEDSGEPRVPEIIEKLERLRSVGYKFVLTGLTEVFDGLDDILTKFRYVKLDLQKVTKPSSLIDYCKGIPLPRDEKSKDGSKTLQIIASNVHTPEEYHHARDIGCDAFEGFYFVKSDPELSLHRGDEYRKLLELLTLLLSSPELKELVTAVEANPVVSKHLMVIAEIDSRRKREKPENIRDAAVISGIKRITRWTQLLLYADTKAKVALDATPLLQLVCVRAFFMESLSTKLGAGGGLGSSDLAFLVGGLSLIDNLFDEPARELLSHFNLPSVVVDAIVDRSGILGQLLSLAEAAEVGDLEKCRHLCSDELKTVSLDDVAQDSLLAIKNFVAQTQFAPEEGVWDAADSPNEELA